The Manis javanica isolate MJ-LG chromosome 4, MJ_LKY, whole genome shotgun sequence genome contains a region encoding:
- the LOC140849197 gene encoding CMRF35-like molecule 6 isoform X2, producing MTPRDGPVWLPPALLFLHVPGCWSLSGPESVMGTVGGSLSVQCQYGENFTENNKYWCRKSCLSPWKIVETTGSERAGRSSRVSIRDHPADLTFTVTMESLTEGDAGTYWCGIDTPWLDGFMQDPTFQVVVSVMPALTTAPSPMRTTGSLGHSTFQPAPTWSTVTWQEAPDPSQHPGSLLSSFHSLLLVFLKLPLLLSMLSAVLWVNRPQRGSRGRQSPLGVESR from the exons ATGACCCCGAGGGATGGGCCTGTGTGGCTGCCCCCAGCTCTGCTGTTCCTCCATGTCCCAG GCTGTTGGTCTCTGAGTGGCCCCGAGTCCGTGATGGGCACCGTCGGGGGATCCCTGAGTGTGCAGTGTCAGTATGGGGAGAACttcacagaaaataacaaatactggTGTAGGAAATCATGCTTGTCACCGTGGAAGATTGTGGAGACCACAGGGTCAGAGAGAGCAGGGCGGAGCAGCCGTGTGTCCATCAGGGACCATCCTGCAGACCTCACCTTCACAGTGACCATGGAGAGCCTCACGGAGGGGGATGCAGGCACCTACTGGTGTGGGATCGACACACCATGGCTTGACGGATTTATGCAAGACCCCACCTTCCAGGTTGTGGTGTCTGTGATGCCAG CCCTGACTACAGCCCCCAGCCCCATGAGGACCACAGGCAGCCTGGGTCATTCCACATTCCAGCCAGCACCCACCTGGAGCACTGTGACCTGGCAGGAGGCCCCTGACCCCAGCCAACACCCTGG GTCTCTGCTCAGCAGCTTCCACTCGCTGCTCCTGGTCTTCCTGAAGCTGCCCCTGCTCCTGAGCATGCTCAGTGCTGTCCTCTGGGTGAACAGGCCTCAGAGGGGCTCCAGGGGGAGGCAGAGTCCACTTGGTGTTGAGAGCCGGTAA
- the LOC140849197 gene encoding CMRF35-like molecule 6 isoform X1, whose translation MRSSTRTERGWTRKQRGQEGRSGTRRSDLLQREGDLALCRHLGPGLAAGDICAGEMTPRDGPVWLPPALLFLHVPGCWSLSGPESVMGTVGGSLSVQCQYGENFTENNKYWCRKSCLSPWKIVETTGSERAGRSSRVSIRDHPADLTFTVTMESLTEGDAGTYWCGIDTPWLDGFMQDPTFQVVVSVMPALTTAPSPMRTTGSLGHSTFQPAPTWSTVTWQEAPDPSQHPGSLLSSFHSLLLVFLKLPLLLSMLSAVLWVNRPQRGSRGRQSPLGVESR comes from the exons ATGC GCTCGAGCACCAGAACTGAGCGAGGCTGGACgaggaagcagagaggccagGAAGGCAGAAGTGGGACCCGGAGATCTGACCTTCTCCAGAGAGAAGGTGACTTGGCTCTGTGTCGCCACCTGGGTCCTGGCCTTGCTGCAGGTGACATCTGTGCTGGAGAAATGACCCCGAGGGATGGGCCTGTGTGGCTGCCCCCAGCTCTGCTGTTCCTCCATGTCCCAG GCTGTTGGTCTCTGAGTGGCCCCGAGTCCGTGATGGGCACCGTCGGGGGATCCCTGAGTGTGCAGTGTCAGTATGGGGAGAACttcacagaaaataacaaatactggTGTAGGAAATCATGCTTGTCACCGTGGAAGATTGTGGAGACCACAGGGTCAGAGAGAGCAGGGCGGAGCAGCCGTGTGTCCATCAGGGACCATCCTGCAGACCTCACCTTCACAGTGACCATGGAGAGCCTCACGGAGGGGGATGCAGGCACCTACTGGTGTGGGATCGACACACCATGGCTTGACGGATTTATGCAAGACCCCACCTTCCAGGTTGTGGTGTCTGTGATGCCAG CCCTGACTACAGCCCCCAGCCCCATGAGGACCACAGGCAGCCTGGGTCATTCCACATTCCAGCCAGCACCCACCTGGAGCACTGTGACCTGGCAGGAGGCCCCTGACCCCAGCCAACACCCTGG GTCTCTGCTCAGCAGCTTCCACTCGCTGCTCCTGGTCTTCCTGAAGCTGCCCCTGCTCCTGAGCATGCTCAGTGCTGTCCTCTGGGTGAACAGGCCTCAGAGGGGCTCCAGGGGGAGGCAGAGTCCACTTGGTGTTGAGAGCCGGTAA
- the LOC108385900 gene encoding uncharacterized protein isoform X1, translating into MIHRGWMAVCRVFLLLCLPGHFAVSIPRILNGTVGGTLGMKCRYSAGEEGHRKFWCRGPNWKDCVRVIETTQRAGQKVRHGRLTLQDSPREHFFLVVMEDLEEGDADTYWCGVNRGRGVPQAPAAVTVFPGSVMVAVRPTEAPASPGSLALTRRVSSPGLPACSWPPPLQIQWTWKRVGPTRLARLGAESPVPDPLLGWPSRRQGTDKDVGPALRWMCVQTQVLPLTMGPRSGDLTGLIICFLDLYIIGIIYGGHWPHRRGSHTELLHTVVSGLGPGKREEGGQERNLGGDSQSPWDSCLTLGAMGAVVLAPRHHACICMNVQRPPCIQ; encoded by the exons ATGATCCATCGAGGCTGGATGGCTGTTTGCAGGgtcttcctgctcctctgcctcccag GCCATTTTGCTGTGAGCATCCCCAGAATCTTAAACGGCACGGTGGGAGGGACTCTGGGGATGAAGTGCCGGTACAGTGCGGGAGAAGAGGGCCACAGAAAGTTCTGGTGCCGAGGGCCCAACTGGAAAGACTGTGTCCGAGTCATTGAAACGACACAGAGAGCTGGACAGAAGGTGAGGCACGGCCGCTTGACCCTCCAAGACAGCCCCAGAGAGCACTTCTTCCTCGTGGTCATGGAGGACCTGGAGGAGGGAGACGCAGACACGTACTGGTGTGGGGTGAACAGGGGCAGAGGAGTCCCCCAGGCCCCAGCGGCAGTGACTGTTTTTCCAG GCTCAGTGATGGTAGCAGTGAGGCCCACTGAGGCGCCGGCCAGCCCAGGATCCCTGGCTCTGACCAGACGTGTGTCCAGCCCTGGCCTTCCTGCCTG CTCCTGGCCACCTCCCCTGCAAATTCAGTGGACCTGGAAACGAGTCGGCCCCACCAGACTTGCGCGCCTGGGTGCCGAGTCACCTGTGCCGGATCCCTTGCTGGGATGGCCCAGCAGACGCCAGGGCACAGATAAGGACGTGGGCCCTGCACTCAGATGGATGTGTGTTCAAACCCAGGTGCTGCCACTTACCATGGGACCCAGGAGCGGTGATTTGACGGGCCTTATCATCTGTTTCTTGGATTTGTATATAATTGGGATAATATATGGAGGACACTGGCCGCACAGGAGGGGCTCCCACACGGAGCTGCTTCACACTGTAGTTTCTGGTTTGGGTCCAGGAAAGAGAGAGGAGGGTGGGCAGGAAAGGAATCTGGGAGGAGACAGCCAGTCACCCTGGGACTCCTGCTTGACTCTGGGGGCAATGGGGGCAGTGGTGTTAGCCCCCAGGCATCACGCCTGCATCTGTATGAATGTGCAGCGCCCACCATGCATTCAGTAA
- the LOC108385900 gene encoding CMRF35-like molecule 6 isoform X2 — translation MIHRGWMAVCRVFLLLCLPGHFAVSIPRILNGTVGGTLGMKCRYSAGEEGHRKFWCRGPNWKDCVRVIETTQRAGQKVRHGRLTLQDSPREHFFLVVMEDLEEGDADTYWCGVNRGRGVPQAPAAVTVFPGSVMVAVRPTEAPASPGSLALTRRVSSPGLPAWPFLLFASFLFLALLKVILFLSFSYAATWLAWLQHHL, via the exons ATGATCCATCGAGGCTGGATGGCTGTTTGCAGGgtcttcctgctcctctgcctcccag GCCATTTTGCTGTGAGCATCCCCAGAATCTTAAACGGCACGGTGGGAGGGACTCTGGGGATGAAGTGCCGGTACAGTGCGGGAGAAGAGGGCCACAGAAAGTTCTGGTGCCGAGGGCCCAACTGGAAAGACTGTGTCCGAGTCATTGAAACGACACAGAGAGCTGGACAGAAGGTGAGGCACGGCCGCTTGACCCTCCAAGACAGCCCCAGAGAGCACTTCTTCCTCGTGGTCATGGAGGACCTGGAGGAGGGAGACGCAGACACGTACTGGTGTGGGGTGAACAGGGGCAGAGGAGTCCCCCAGGCCCCAGCGGCAGTGACTGTTTTTCCAG GCTCAGTGATGGTAGCAGTGAGGCCCACTGAGGCGCCGGCCAGCCCAGGATCCCTGGCTCTGACCAGACGTGTGTCCAGCCCTGGCCTTCCTGCCTG GCCCTTCCTGCTCTTTGCCAGTTTCCTGTTCCTGGCTCTGCTGAAGGTCATCCTCTTTCTGAGCTTCAGCTATGCAGCCACCTGGTTGGCCTGGCTTCAGCATCACCTGTGA